The genomic region GAGCGCACCTGCCTTTGATGTGAAAAAGGGTGTGGTGGAAAAATGGACGATTTCCGGTGAGGGCGATGCGATGCTCCATCCGTTCCATATTCACGGTACTCAGTTTCGTATCCTGTCCGAAAACGGTAAGCCTCCCGCCGCGCATCGCAGCGGCTGGAAAGATGTGGTGCGGGTGGAGGGCGCACGCAGCGAAGTGCTGGTGAAGTTTGATCATCTTGCCAGTAAAGAGCGGGCTTATATGGCGCACTGTCATCTGCAGGAACATGAAAATACCGGGATGATGCTGGGGTTTACAGTGAGTGATGACAGCGGTAATAAAAGCCCTCAGGATAAATAGCGGCAGAGAACTGTGCGCCATTTTTTTTGCCAGACCGTGAACCGCAAGGTATGGGCAAAGATCAGACGTCTCGCCTTCCCAGGCTGCGACATGCTAACAAAATGGCCATACAGCGGCATCATGCGCTGCTTTCTGCCTGAGAATCCCTTTTTCAGCCTGGCACCTTCACTTTATGCTGGTTAGTTGGTTAGCTTTCGGCTGCCAGCCCTGACAGAAGGAACGTTGACGGCAGGCTCGCCATATCCGCTATCTCAATTACTTCTTCTTCTCCATGCAGGTTGAACACGTTTCTTTCCCCGTTCATGGTTAGGAAACTGAATCATCGTTTTAAAAATTTCCTGACCATGAGCAGCAGTGTCTGTAATGCAGTAATGATGTGCCATCGGGAACGTTATGGTCATAAAATGGCATTTGCGGCGCGTTTTTAACCTGAAAGCTGTTTTTCAGACGCACTTATCCCGCAGTCTGTGCCAGAAGCCATCGTTTCCGGTCGATGTTATGCAGTCTTTCTGCCACCAACTCCGACGCGTGCCTCCCGGCCTGCGCACTGCTGAAGCGCAGTCGGTTGCCGCACAGAATGCATTTGTACGGATCCGTGCGCAGAAATTCTTTCATCAGCGCGGCGAAGCCGGGCTTCTCCGGTTTTTTCCGCGCTTCCATCTCCAGGGCTTCATACACCTTCGGCAGCAGGCTACCCCGTTTACGGTTTGATAAAAAACCGTAATAACGCACCATCTTAAAATGCTTCGCCGGGATATGGCTGATATAACGTCCGATCATATCTTCCTGCGTCAGCGTCTGCTGCCGGTACTGCTGCGTACGGTGGTCGTAATAGTGGTGCACCACCGCGCCGCCGCTGTAGTGCCTCAGCTTCGCCGCCGACACGGGGGGCCGTTTCAGGTACCGGCCCAGATATTTGACGCTCCGCCAGGCCCCCCGGGTCTTCTTCGCGAAGTGGACCTTCCAGCGGCGCCCGTACTGCGCCTGCAGATAGCGCAGCCACTGTTTTTTGTCGTGGATATGCCCCAGCCCCGGCAGCCTGCCGGGGTTAATCAGGTCATAGCTGTGGCGCAGCAGCCGGATGACGGCTCCGCGCCAGATTTCCTCCACGGCATGCTTTTTAAAGAAGAGGTCGCGCCATACGCCGTGTTTAATATCAAGCCCGCCGCGGGTGACGGAGAGATGAATGTGGGGATGCTGGTTGAGCTGGCGACCGTAGGTGTGCAGGGCGCAGAAGATACCGACTTCCACACCCTGTTTTCTGGCCCAGCGGAGCATGGCGCGGGTGGCTGCGCGGAACAGGGCATTGAGCAGAGGCCAGTTATTGTTGAAAAAGGGCCACAGCAGATGGGGCATGGTGAAGGTGATATGCTGCCAGTCGCAGTCGGGCAGAATTTGCTGTTGTTCTGTAATCCACTGCTCCGTGGCCTTATGTCCGCAGGAGCTGCAGCCTTTTGATTTACAGGTCTGGCAGAAGAAGCGGGTGTGGGTGCAGTCCGGGGAGGCGCAGCAGTATCGCTTCACCCCCATGGCAGCAGTGCCGCAGGCGAGCATGCGCTCGACGCAGAGTACGGTCCAGGGGCTGAGGGTGTCCCCGTGTTTATCCATATACCGGTTCCAGGCGTC from Erwinia tracheiphila harbors:
- a CDS encoding IS91 family transposase, with the translated sequence MYIPRPAKLLFTTDDAWNRYMDKHGDTLSPWTVLCVERMLACGTAAMGVKRYCCASPDCTHTRFFCQTCKSKGCSSCGHKATEQWITEQQQILPDCDWQHITFTMPHLLWPFFNNNWPLLNALFRAATRAMLRWARKQGVEVGIFCALHTYGRQLNQHPHIHLSVTRGGLDIKHGVWRDLFFKKHAVEEIWRGAVIRLLRHSYDLINPGRLPGLGHIHDKKQWLRYLQAQYGRRWKVHFAKKTRGAWRSVKYLGRYLKRPPVSAAKLRHYSGGAVVHHYYDHRTQQYRQQTLTQEDMIGRYISHIPAKHFKMVRYYGFLSNRKRGSLLPKVYEALEMEARKKPEKPGFAALMKEFLRTDPYKCILCGNRLRFSSAQAGRHASELVAERLHNIDRKRWLLAQTAG